One genomic window of Osmia bicornis bicornis chromosome 5, iOsmBic2.1, whole genome shotgun sequence includes the following:
- the LOC114878658 gene encoding protein-methionine sulfoxide oxidase mical3a isoform X4, whose product MDHQQPGRKQTMNLSEMAIANDIFDQFCSATTLKSILGHFRDLCEVLKVRPNTIAQFYPKLKAKLRTWKAQALWKKFDQRANHKCYNRGKACPNTRVLIIGGGPCGLRSAIEAQLLGAKVVVVEKRDRMSRNNVLHLWPFVIQDLRGLGAKKFFGKFCAGSIDHISIRQLQCILLKVALILGVEFHESVSFDSLIPPPENQEEGKIGWRAKTTPSDHPVSQYEFDVLIGADGKRNTLEGFKRKEFRGKLAIAITANFINKRTEAEARVEEISGVAFIFNQKFFKELYLETGIDLENIVYYKDDTHYFVMTAKKHSLIDKGVIMQDHADTAKLLAKENVDREALMHYAREAAEFSTEYQMMDMEFAVNHYGQPDVAMFDFTSMYAAENASRVLERRGHRLLMILVGDSLLEPFWPTGSGCARGFLSSLDACWAIKGWGASVSPLEVIAERESIYRLLGQTTPENLNRDYAAYTLDPHTRYPNLNVSSVTPIQVRSLLDTDDPDSIKQPPVQSDIDIPKKRRRRDLRGDTQVHPDTLLRWLQKQVALYDSVQIEDMGASFKSGLAICAIIHRYCPDLIDFHSLNPNDPVTNNQLAFDILEKELGIPPIMTGEEMAQCDVPDKLAMFSYLTQIYEVFRGEIPYIKHPKLEPENEERPTHSKQLSQLTPDQKVLLIDRIVRQDSGTRTRHSRSRHNENMNPADKKSDTISRRSRKRRSTEKMGATVEERQKRLADIEKNRAERMRRRQYLRYMATQQFYKSMQMLQANAKREKDEPFEDYSIFLYRQTAPDFKDRVKYLEQKILYPDREPKIHAGHHRNSIDEEFSGRIKSIEDKLKGSNPSEKKPRDLLRAIGKIEKTDWNVKEIEKKIEENKMGRSVRHEKMERVPKWSREQMSICFIQFLARQIKMEKKGRDQKESDSKYADIDSTLKNIDRKIKEGNVLGHNKVSAMAEQFSNKSQDAEPKLQKSNTKPTITLPAQGGSETCHFCNKRVYLMERLSAEGKFFHRGCFRCEYCSTSLRIGNHTFDREKNGGRFYCTQHFGFSGTLKARAEKKRIASVNKENIPNSPVNIKTPEKAKAPLEGVVGLDLLDRGQTPERIEFENLAEMSDAEEPQSQIDEDVWTDRNFGASTAEMGSSDDISDMSDSDDDNEVYEEAIDQPLTTEGTLELAKNWTLRYSHPHATLGQSDTGSNEYEDSSDEYTNEDDESTTATEDEDDIRARELRKQEVWLKNPTRSSDTDSGSETEVASNEGTSDESEENSATEISTDSEFEHDGATPTLHKIPEITINDSYVRKTRGNYVEPKKVQVKSKVISSVNGNLKQDKDPDEKLQMKADHSKHPPRAGKESTLNEQESNNTNRVPLMNPRKGDYLLNRTHSTEGIASKLSLELKKKYLLGGSAFGGSVMKSGSASNVDTQLRNLTDAISQHQKLLNPAPEPSPTMQAFLQGTSKLRSSNAQLSPISPTAIFSSSSVKSYSANRSSQNLLNNDNPMYKATILPEMSKTQLPDLVKESSILKSKTAPNIVCGESKSTASKEELTKEQVSSSQTATMVNSSQTMENVKNSQNVDTNESNGFRPRSPLHETSIIVPQVDWNKRKEESKETVSTEDSEIDSDSLSSTDGEAEEGVQNQQLSAVNLSPPRLQIHSTDGDLLLDEQADRYKDFDDAQSFEPDSIECPFLRDEETNDNIIRSGDPVSSMNKTSMELEIVKNEIEHLELQDDNKKSISNCSTPTSVASTVSNKQDDSEENDVTTAAFTETEFSEWARDGEVLVSDDLRDVEFNINPEFITTRRNGTSLGKTRNSSITIAKEEDLTDMELDSMKYNRKLEIPVNDTSKLLANGENIDFMDTDNESLLDDSLQDASNMVMLKNRGYVEFVNIKSAPTSSSSQERLITDAPIAQLDAENDSCSEEEAYNDRNVIEINPVTMDDVMNKLNGTVTKTENEIEEKADAKEDSVQHDQPPVEAVNKELFQSMEEDSLLIVEPAEDTTTSEVITILASPVNPQVSIVPTQIQEASQEEEPKTAADSSNPDYLEYVKRLQSRIAEFSNAKDSIDVRKSKRKNSKSSIQTRTAEMIAEEIKSQDAIINNSFNSPATSRKLEEITRERSKQKNVIQDLLMDKVEAHKQKSAEKKARRAARASSFTSTPVLSPIRPPVSNTSLVSKFTPTSIVTPENSPLRTTFADAKKCLETEETQRREEEVNEESKKNEIQSSENASLTEANNEAENNFKTPVAPPRLKHEEVRRTAEKARQDARERARLKSDEDLGLSPEDKIKELRMKVARRQLSMEERKSKEETQLEPRMRLYSSGENKTGLKLQTSKSTDNMKAVAEAINFSGLSTANTKSMDELLRTSGSPKSNTSVTVVKRDKKQKTKDPERRKSIIQAVSDFFFKKESSPSPSNQKDKLSMFRLSSKSKGKLDKIVPPKTNTRSKSVCEGMLTRNFLNENAPPIPPPPLNYTIPTTHVSDDSLSEDDTKTTAVSTSCMHKATVTEGSCNSISRKTKTTKRIARQAQLKRLRMAQEIQRKLEETEVKQRELESRGVSVEKALRGEGECSDREEADLLREWFDLMKERTELRRYEKELLVRAQEVQLEDRHERLQQELRERLADDDNKKTSDDVKKEGEILTEMLEIVAKRDSLIALLEEERQRYQDEDRDLEAQMLAKGLRLTPIKKCGPKYSV is encoded by the exons atggatCACCAACAACCAGGACGAAAACAAACGATGAACCTGTCGGAGATGGCGATAGCCAATGACATATTTGACCAATTTTGCAGTGCGACCACCTTAAAATCGATATTAGGACACTTCAGGGACCTCTGCGAGGTTCTTAAAGTCAGGCCAAACACTATCGCTCAATTTTACCCAAAATTGAAAGCGAAGCTTCGCACATGGAAGGCTCAAGCTCTGTGGAAAAAGTTCGATCAAAGGGCCAACCATAAATGTTATAACCGAGGAAAGGCATGTCCCAATACAAgg GTATTGATCATCGGTGGAGGACCTTGCGGGCTTCGTTCGGCGATAGAAGCGCAATTGTTAGGAGCGAAAGTCGTGGTGGTTGAGAAACGAGATCGAATGTCCAGAAACAACGTTCTTCATCTTTGGCCGTTCGTTATTCAAGACCTCCGTGGATTGGGAGCGAAGAAATTCTTTGGAAAGTTTTGCGCTGGCTCCATCGATCACATCAGCATCCGGCAACTTCAGTGCATCTTGCTCAAAGTCGCTTTGATCCTTGGCGTTGAGTTCCATGAAAGTGTAAGCTTCGATTCTTTGATACCACCGCCGGAGAACCAGGAAGAAGGCA AAATTGGCTGGAGAGCAAAAACGACACCGTCCGATCATCCAGTCTCTCAGTACGAATTCGACGTGTTAATCGGTGCTGACGGTAAAAGGAACACCCTGGAAGGTTTCAAGCGCAAAGAATTTCGAGGTAAACTGGCTATCGCTATAACGGCGAATTTCATAAACAAGCGAACCGAGGCAGAGGCACGGGTGGAAGAGATCAGCGGAGTGGCCTTTATCTTCAATCAGAAGTTCTTCAAAGAATTGTACCTGGAGACTGGTATCGATCTGGAAAACATTGTGTACTACAAGGATGATACTCATTATTTTGTCATGACTGCCAAGAAACACAGTCTCATAGATAAAGGAGTGATTATGCAG GATCACGCAGACACGGCAAAATTGCTCGCAAAAGAGAATGTAGATCGCGAGGCATTGATGCATTATGCTCGAGAGGCGGCTGAATTCTCCACCGAATACCAAATGATGGATATGGAATTCGCAGTGAACCATTATGGCCAACCGGACGTAGCTATGTTCGATTTCACGTCAATGTACGCGGCGGAGAATGCTAGCCGAGTTTTGGAACGACGGGGTCACAGATTACTTATGATCCTGGTTGGCGACAGCTTGCTCGAG cCGTTTTGGCCAACAGGATCTGGTTGCGCGAGGGGATTCTTAAGCTCTTTGGATGCTTGTTGGGCGATTAAAGGATGGGGCGCTTCTGTATCACCATTGGAAGTGATTGCAGAACGAGAATCCATTTATAGGCTACTCGGGCAAACCACTCCTGAGAATCTGAATAGAGATTACGCAGCATACACTTTAGATCCTCATACGAG GTATCCTAATTTAAACGTATCTTCCGTGACGCCGATACAAGTACGAAGTCTCCTGGACACAGATGACCCGGACAGCATTAAACAGCCTCCTGTGCAATCCGACATCGACATACCTAAAAAACGACGTCGTCGTG ATCTCCGTGGAGATACACAAGTGCATCCGGACACGCTGCTTCGTTGGTTGCAAAAACAAGTCGCGCTTTACGACTCGGTTCAAATCGAAGACATGGGTGCCTCCTTTAAGAGCGGTCTGGCTATTTGTGCGATCATTCACAGATACTGCCCAGATTTAATAGATTTTCACAGTTTAAACCCAAACGATCCTGTAACGAACAACCAGCTGGCCTTTGATATTTTAGAGAAAGAACTGGGCATACCTCCG ATAATGACAGGAGAGGAAATGGCTCAATGCGACGTTCCCGATAAACTCGCCATGTTTTCCTACCTCACACAGATATACGAAGTTTTCCGCGGTGAAATACCGTACATAAAACATCCGAAATTA gAACCTGAAAACGAAGAAAGGCCGACGCATAGTAAGCAATTAAGCCAATTAACACCTGACCAAAAGGTTCTGTTAATTGACCGTATCGTCAGGCAGGATAGCGGAACAAGAACGAGACACTCACGATCGCGACATAACGAAAATATGAACCCTGCGGATAAAAAGAGCGACACGATTAGCCGACGTTCtcgaaaaagaagaagcacGGAGAAGATGGGCGCGACGGTG GAGGAAAGACAGAAGAGACTCGCGGACATAGAGAAAAATCGTGCTGAACGTATGAGAAGACGGCAATATTTGCGATACATGGCGACGCAGCAATTCTACAAAAGTATGCAGATGCTTCAAGCAAATGCTAAACGCGAGAAAGACGAGCCGTTCGAAGATTATTCGATATTCTTATACCGGCAGACAGCACCGGATTTCAAGGATAGAGTGAAATACCTTGAACAGAAAATATTGTACCCA GATAGAGAACCCAAGATACATGCTGGTCATCATAGAAACAGTATAGATGAAGAATTCTCTGGCAGAATAAAAAGCATCGAGGATAAGCTGAAAGGATCTAACCCGTCTGAAAAGAAGCCTAGAGATCTTCTACGTGCCATTG GTAAAATTGAGAAGACCGACTGGAATGTGAAGGAGATCgagaagaaaattgaagagAATAAAATGGGTCGTTCGGTTCGACACGAAAAAATGGAAAGGGTGCCGAAGTGGAGTCGAGAGCAG ATGTCTATATGCTTCATTCAGTTTTTAGCTCGACAAATCAAGATGGAGAAGAAGGGACGGGATCAGAAGGAGTCAGATAGTAAGTACGCTGATATTGACAGTACCCTGAAGAATATTGACAGGAAGATCAAAGAGGGTAATGTCCTTGGTCACAATAAAGTCTCGGCTATGGCCGAGCAGTTTTCGAATAAAAGTCAGGACGCGGAGCCCAAGTTGCAGAAATCG AATACTAAACCCACGATAACATTACCCGCGCAAGGAGGTTCAGAGACGTGTCATTTCTGCAACAAGAGGGTTTATTTGATGGAGAGACTTAGCGCTGAAGGGAAATTTTTCCATCGTGGTTGTTTCCGTTGTGAATATTGTTCTACCTCATTAAGAATAG GAAATCATACGTTTGATCGGGAGAAGAATGGCGGAAGATTTTACTGTACGCAACACTTTGGTTTCTCAGGAACATTGAAAGCTCGTGCTGAGAAGAAGAGAATTGCATCAGTGAACAAAGAGAACATACCTAATTCCCctgtaaatataaaaacaccTGAAAAA GCGAAAGCACCTCTGGAAGGCGTTGTCGGTTTAGATTTACTTGATCGCGGTCAGACACCTGAaagaatagaatttgaaaaCTTGGCAGAAATGTCAGATGCTGAAGAACCTCAAAGTCAAATAGACGAAGATGTATGGACAGATAGAAATTTCGGTGCTTCTACTGCTGAGATGGGCTCTAGTGATGATATCTCAGACATGAG tgaCTCGGATGACGATAATGAAGTATACGAAGAAGCAATAGACCAACCACTGACAACTGAAGGGACTCTTGAACTTGCTAAAAATTGGACGTTAAGATATTCTCATCCTCATGCTACTTTGGGTCAGTCTGATACTGGAAGCAACGAGTATGAAGATTCCAGTGACGAATATACTAACGAag ACGACGAAAGTACGACTGCCACAGAAGATGAAGATGACATACGTGCTCGGGAGCTGAGAAAGCAAGAAGTCTGGCTGAAGAATCCTACGCGCAGCTCCGACACGGACAGCGGTTCGGAAACGGAG GTTGCCTCCAACGAAGGTACATCAGATGAGAGCGAGGAGAACTCAGCCACGGAGATATCAACCGATTCTGAATTCGAACACGATGGTGCCACTCCTACTCTCCATAAGATCCCAGAAATCACAATCAACGACTCGTACGTTCGAAAAACCAGGGGTAATTACGTAGAGCCAAAGAAAGTTCAAGTGAAGAGTAAAGTTATATCGTCGGTTAATGGAAACCTTAAGCAAGATAAGGATCCCGATGAGAAATTACAGATGAAAGCGGATCATAGCAAACACCCTCCTCGCGCAGGGAAAGAAAGTACCTTGAACGAACAAGAAAGCAATAATACAAATAGAGTTCCTTTAATGAATCCACGTAAAGGAGATTATCTATTGAATCGCACTCATTCGACGGAAGGTATCGCGTCCAAGTTATCTTTAGAATTAAAGAAGAAGTATTTACTGGGTGGCTCTGCTTTCGGTGGTTCCGTTATGAAATCAGGATCAGCTTCAAATGTAGATACTCAACTGAGGAATCTAACCGATGCCATTTCTCAGCATCAGAAACTTTTGAATCCTGCGCCAGAACCAAGTCCTACGATGCAAGCATTTCTGCAAGGAACCAGTAAACTGCGATCAAGCAATGCCCAATTGTCCCCGATATCACCCACGGCgatcttctcttcttcttctgtaaAGTCTTACTCCGCGAATCGTTCATCCCAGAATTTATTGAACAATGATAATCCAATGTACAAAGCAACGATTCTGCCTGAAATGTCGAAAACCCAGTTGCCGGATTTAGTCAAAGAGTCGAGTATTCTAAAGTCAAAGACTGCGCCCAACATTGTCTGCGGCGAATCGAAAAGCACGGCGAGCAAAGAAGAATTAACAAAGGAACAGGTGTCGTCTAGTCAAACGGCCACGATGGTCAACAGCTCTCAAACGATGGAAAATGTAAAGAACTCTCAGAACGTGGATACTAATGAAAGCAATGGTTTTCGGCCAAGAAGTCCTCTGCACGAGACCTCCATCATTGTGCCACAGGTTGATTGGAACAAAAGGAAGGAAGAATCCAAGGAGACGGTTAGCACCGAAGACTCGGAGATAGACAGCGATTCCTTGTCTTCCACCGATGGCGAAGCTGAAGAAGGTGTACAGAATCAACAGTTGTCTGCTGTAAATTTGTCCCCGCCACGATTACAGATTCACAGTACAGATGGGGATCTATTATTGGACGAACAGGCTGACAGGTATAAGGACTTTGACGATGCCCAATCCTTCGAACCAGACTCCATAGAATGTCCGTTTCTCCGAGACGAAGAGACGAACGATAATATAATCAGGTCTGGCGATCCGGTGAGCAGTATGAACAAAACATCAATGGAACTGGAAATAgtgaaaaatgaaatcgaGCACTTGGAATTGCAGGACGATAATAAGAAGAGTATCAGCAACTGCAGCACCCCAACGTCTGTAGCTTCTACTGTATCGAATAAACAGGATGATTCCGAAGAGAACGACGTGACCACTGCTGCTTTCACTGAAACTGAATTCTCAGAATGGGCTCGCGACGGAGAGGTACTTGTCTCGGACGACTTGCGAGACGtcgaatttaatataaatccGGAATTCATAACCACCAGAAGAAACGGTACGTCGTTAGGGAAAACGAGAAATTCAAGCATCACCATTGCGAAAGAGGAAGACCTAACGGACATGGAGCTAGATTCTATGAAATATAACAGGAAGCTGGAGATTCCTGTTAACGACACCTCGAAGCTTCTAGCTAACGGTGAGAATATTGATTTCATGGATACAGACAATGAATCTTTGTTAGACGATAGCCTGCAAGACGCTTCTAACATGGTTATGCTTAAGAATAGAGGATACGTGGAGTTTGTGAACATCAAGAGCGCTCCGACGTCTTCGAGTTCCCAAGAGAGATTGATTACCGACGCTCCGATAGCACAATTGGACGCGGAGAACGATTCGTGTTCCGAGGAAGAAGCTTACAACGATAGGAACGTAATAGAAATTAATCCTGTTACTATGGACGACgttatgaataaattaaatggtACTGTAACGAAGacggaaaatgaaattgaggAAAAGGCAGATGCGAAAGAGGATTCTGTTCAACATGATCAACCTCCTGTGGAAGCTGTAAATAAAGAACTGTTCCAGTCGATGGAGGAGGATAGTTTGCTGATCGTTGAACCGGCTGAAGATACAACCACCAGTGAAGTAATCACGATCCTTGCCAGTCCGGTGAATCCACAAGTTTCTATTGTTCCAACTCAGATTCAAGAGGCCAGTCAGGAAGAAGAACCGAAAACTGCGGCCGATTCAAGCAACCCGGACTATCTGGAATATGTTAAACGATTGCAGTCTAGAATCGCAGAATTTAGTAATGCCAAAGACTCCATTGATGTGAGGAAATCGAAGAGGAAGAACTCGAAGAGTTCTATACAAACGCGTACTGCTGAAATGATAGCAGAAGAAATCAAGAGTCAAGATGCCATCATAAACAACAGCTTCAATTCACCAGCTACCTCGAGAAAATTGGAAGAAATCACGAGAGAAAGGTCTAAACAAAAGAACGTTATACAAGACTTATTGATGGATAAAGTAGAAGCTCATAAGCAGAAGTCTGCGGAGAAGAAAGCAAGAAGGGCTGCCAGAGCGTCTTCATTTACCTCTACCCCTGTTTTATCACCGATAAGGCCACCTGTTTCTAATACTTCGTTGGTTAGCAAATTCACACCTACGTCCATAGTAACACCTGAAAACAGTCCTCTGCGAACTACTTTTGCAGATGCCAAAAAGTGTCTGGAAACTGAAGAGACACAgcgaagagaagaagaagtaaaCGAAGAGAGCAAGAAGAATGAAATTCAATCTTCTGAGAATGCTTCGTTGACCGAGGCAAATAACGAGGCAGAAAACAATTTCAAGACACCAGTTGCTCCGCCAAGATTGAAACATGAAGAGGTAAGGAGGACAGCAGAAAAGGCGAGACAAGATGCCAGAGAAAGAGCCAGGTTGAAAAGCGACGAGGACCTGGGTCTCAGCCCTGAGGACAAGATAAAAGAATTGAGGATGAAAGTTGCACGAAGGCAGCTTTCAATGgaagagaggaaaagcaaAGAGGAAACACAGCTTGAACCTCGTATGAGACTTTATAGCTCTGGGGAAAATAAGACTGGATTAAAGTTGCAGACAAGTAAAAGTACAGATAACATGAAGGCTGTAGCGGAGGCAATAAACTTCAGTGGTCTATCTACGGCTAACACAAAGTCAATGGATGAACTTCTACGTACCAGTGGTTCTCCAAAATCCAATACCTCTGTCACCGTTGTGAAAAGAGATAAGAAGCAGAAAACAAAGGATccggaaagaagaaagagcaTTATTCAAGCAGTTTCAGACTTCTTCTTTAAGAAGGAATCATCACCTTCACCGTCCAATCAGAAAGACAAGTTATCTATGTTCCGTCTGTCATCAAAATCAAAAGGCAAA CTTGATAAAATTGTACCACCAAAGACTAACACGAGATCAAAAAGTGTCTGCGAGGGTATGCTCACTAGAAACTTCCTGAACGAAAATGCACCTCCAATTCCACCGCCGCCCCTTAATTATACTATTCCCACTACACATGTATCAG ATGACAGTTTATCAGAAGATGATACAAAAACAACTGCAGTGTCAACATCTTGCATGCATAAAGCTACAGTAACTGAAGGTTCATGCAATAGCATTTCACGTAAAACAAAAACTACAAAACGGATAGCTAGACAAGCACAATTAAAAAG atTACGTATGGCTCAAGAGATACAAAGAAAACTAGAAGAAACAGAAGTTAAGCAAAGAGAATTAGAAAGCAGAGGTGTTAGCGTTGAAAAGGCTCTCCGTGGAGAAGGCG